A genomic window from Lasioglossum baleicum chromosome 7, iyLasBale1, whole genome shotgun sequence includes:
- the LOC143210356 gene encoding uncharacterized protein LOC143210356 isoform X2: MTGASIFLTLLLVWLSRCLHQTRANVDGDDDGTDAGVVNDFTANNGTRLIESPSRRARALVFPRASQLLLIFGLGTPLQLDRESVILGYFAKIVYDMPANATDFTEPGIYYSRQQKSRWSIYRMLEKAAGLYGFGGKACVMKAICEAASTPFDDRHSLLGQLLQVLFKPSSTEERYEEYGDREYRAAERLGEQVSTENCHALYPECRRSVLDVFSTVIS, translated from the exons ATGACTGGGGCGAGCATTTTCCTGACGCTGTTGCTCGTTTGGCTGTCGCGGTGTCTGCACCAGACTCGAGCTAAcgtcgacggcgacgacgacggaaCCGACGCAGGCGTCGTCAACGATTTCACGGCGAACAACGGCACCAGGCTGATCGAAAGTCCCTCACGGCGAGCCAGGGCCCTTGTTTTCCCTCGCGCGTCGCAGCTCCTG TTAATCTTCGGACTTGGAACACCGCTGCAACTGGATCGCGAGAGCGTGATTCTTGGATACTTCGCGAAGATCGTGTACGACATGCCCGCCAATGCTACGGATTTCACTGAACCTGGCATTTATTATTCTCGTCAGCAGAAGAGTAGGTGGAGCATTTACAG GATGCTCGAGAAGGCCGCAGGCTTGTACGGTTTCGGCGGCAAGGCGTGCGTGATGAAGGCGATTTGCGAGGCGGCGTCGACACCGTTCGACGACAGGCACAGTCTATTGGGGCAGCTGTTGCAAGTACTTTTCAA GCCCTCCAGCACCGAGGAACGGTACGAGGAATACGGCGACAGGGAGTACAGAGCGGCCGAGCGCTTGGGCGAGCAGGTGTCGACCGAAAACTGCCACGCCCTTTATCCAGAATGCCGCAGAAGTGTGCTCGACGTGTTCTCCACGGTGATCTCGTGA
- the LOC143210541 gene encoding uncharacterized protein LOC143210541, translating to MRYEILIVIILSMFRGASCHDRGKRYLVFPIPRGNAPTKVQLILGLGLPMEVDVSLIIGYVMKFNYVLPYNASYLTDSYIRYDRSISSGVETDEDDDHSLDYQGGEYHVISRWEIYEILESVLGDSQTGKACLLRAICEVSAVPFTNGVHGLSSQLVHLLFTPSTTSEPVRTDFDRMYHAAEMLGRSASWNCGSLFPECEESPLEYFTEVHDQ from the exons ATGCGCTACGAAATTCTAATCGTGATCATCCTCTCTATGTTTCGCGGTGCGAGTTGTCATGATCGCGGGAAACGGTACCTGGTGTTTCCCATACCTCGGGGCAATGCGCCGACGAAAGTGCAG TTAATCCTCGGCCTCGGTTTACCCATGGAAGTCGATGTCAGCCTGATTATCGGATATGTGATGAAATTTAATTACGTCCTACCCTATAACGCCTCCTACTTGACGGACTCATACATTCGGTATGACAGATCGATCAGCAGCGGTGTCGAAACCGACGAGGATGACGACCACTCGCTGGATTACCAAG GCGGAGAGTATCACGTCATTTCCAGGTGGGAAATTTACGAAATCTTGGAATCGGTGCTCGGCGACTCGCAGACAGGGAAAGCCTGCCTTCTGAGAGCTATCTGCGAGGTGTCCGCGGTTCCTTTCACCAACGGCGTTCACGGTCTCAGCTCGCAGCTCGTCCATCTTCTCTTCAC CCCTTCGACGACTTCAGAACCTGTCAGAACCGACTTCGATCGAATGTATCATGCTGCCGAAATGCTAGGACGAAGTGCATCATGGAACTGCGGTAGTTTGTTTCCGGAATGTGAAGAGAGTCCCTTGGAATATTTCACAGAAGTGCATGATCAGTAG